A portion of the Juglans microcarpa x Juglans regia isolate MS1-56 chromosome 1D, Jm3101_v1.0, whole genome shotgun sequence genome contains these proteins:
- the LOC121260207 gene encoding GDSL esterase/lipase APG, with product MLQKMDINSKRTLLLVLSVALLRFGNGQDSTQLVPAIITFGDSAVDVGNNNYLPTIFKANYPPYGRDFVNHQPTGRFCNGKLATDITAETLGFKTYPPAYLSPQASGKNLLIGTNFASAASGYDENAAIINHAIPLSQQLEYFKEYQTKLATVAGSKKAASIIKDAIYILSAGSGDFLQNYYVNPLINKAYTPDQYGTILVGAFSNFVKNLYGLGARKLGVTSLPPLGCFPLAITLLGNHENGCVSRINSDAQGFNKKVNSAAANLQKKYPGLTIVIFDIYTPFYDLVKSPSKHGFLEARRGCCGTGTLETTSLLCNPKSPGTCSNATQYVFWDSVHPSEAANQVLADALVVQGIALIG from the exons ATGCTGCAGAAGATGGATATCAATTCCAAAAGAACACTGCTTTTGGTGCTATCAGTTGCGTTGTTAAGGTTCGGAAATGGGCAAGATTCAACTCAACTTGTCCCGGCAATCATAACGTTTGGTGACTCTGCGGTGGATGTGGGGAACAATAACTATCTCCCCACTATTTTCAAGGCTAATTACCCTCCATATGGAAGGGACTTTGTCAATCATCAGCCTACAGGGAGGTTTTGCAACGGTAAACTAGCCACTGATATAACTG CTGAAACTTTGGGTTTTAAGACTTATCCTCCAGCATATCTTAGCCCACAGGCATCTGGGAAGAACCTTCTAATCGGAACCAACTTTGCTTCAGCTGCATCGGGTTACGATGAGAATGCAGCAATCattaat CATGCAATCCCGTTGTCTCAGCAGCTGGAGTACTTCAAGGAATACCAGACTAAGCTAGCAACGGTGGCTGGTAGTAAGAAAGCAGCATCCATCATCAaggatgctatatatattttgagtgCAGGTAGTGGCGACTTTCTCCAGAATTATTACGTCAATCCTTTAATCAACAAAGCCTATACTCCAGACCAGTATGGCACGATTCTTGTTGGTGCATTCTCAAACTTTGTGAAG AACCTGTACGGCCTGGGAGCCAGGAAACTTGGGGTGACTTCACTCCCTCCATTGGGTTGCTTTCCTTTAGCAATCACGTTATTGGGAAATCATGAGAATGGGTGCGTCTCCAGGATCAATTCTGACGCCCAAGGATTCAATAAGAAGGTCAACTCAGCTGCAGCAAATCTCCAAAAGAAATATCCCGGCCTTACAATTGTTATCTTCGACATTTATACACCTTTCTATGATCTTGTTAAATCCCCATCAAAACATG GTTTTCTGGAAGCAAGGAGAGGTTGCTGTGGTACAGGAACACTAGAAACAACATCACTGTTGTGCAATCCAAAATCACCGGGAACTTGTTCTAATGCGACTCAGTATGTGTTTTGGGACAGCGTCCATCCATCTGAGGCTGCTAATCAGGTTCTTGCAGACGCACTGGTTGTTCAAGGCATCGCCCTCATTGGATGA
- the LOC121258708 gene encoding protein CHUP1, chloroplastic: MVREKRDIKPLLFQFGVALALSFAGFLYSRFRDRNKRIKPSPPSAPRSSDHGSEFNFQGERAGHKDELDAFKTSSSPSNIVIIAAERYEETYMPKVSLDSMVGVSPSSKGSVDKDGFLLPEFNDLVKEFDFTAANDGFSSNKGDETSRSNMETPKAFRSADKDEYEQEIRYLRNMVRILRERERNLEVQLLEYYGLKEQETAVMELQNRLKINNMEAKLFTLKIESLQADNRRLEAQVGDRAKVVAELEAGRAKIKLLKKKLRSEAEQNKQQILALQQRVAKLQDQEYKVAPGDPNIQLNLQRLRDLEVEAEELRKSNMRLQIENTELSRRLESTQILANSVLEDSEAEALRLEREHLRHKNEDLEKDIERLQADRCSDAEELVYLKWINACLRYELRNYQPPDGKTVARDLSKTLSPKSEDKAKQLILEYANTEGMGEKGSNIMELYYEQWSSSQASVLTDSGELDDSFVDNSSAARANSSNKTKFFSNIMKIIRGKDSDDNRVLSAEKVGYLEEGDSPRCSSGISTGMHGGNYGYSNRFSTSQGSSSTSLDLSRFRSPKEEHIKETDGVQTHSDYGYKRSVLGRDGADLAIRKLVGDCDTPEKSELVKYAEVLKNSYGEKPRIRRRSASACSF; encoded by the exons ATggtgagagagaagagggatATAAAGcctcttttatttcaatttggcGTGGCTTTAGCTCTCTCTTTTGCTGGATTTCTCTACTCTCGCTTCAGAGACAGAAACAAAAGGATCAAACCCTCCCCTCCCTCCGCGCCACGTTCTTCGG ATCATGGCAGTGAATTTAATTTCCAAGGTGAAAGAGCTGGGCATAAAGATGAACTTGATGCCTTTAAGACATCATCCAGTCCCagtaatattgttattattgcaGCTGAAAGATAT GAAGAGACATACATGCCGAAGGTCAGTCTTGATTCCATGGTTGGCGTCTCTCCCAGCAGTAAAGGTAGTGTAGATAAAGATGGGTTCCTCTTGCCAGAGTTTAATGATCTTGTGAAGGAATTTGACTTCACTGCTGCAAATGATGGTTTCTCTTCAAACAAAGGTGATGAAACATCCAGGTCAAATATGGAAACTCCAAAAGCCTTTAGAAGTGCTGATAAGGATGAATATGAGCAAGAGATCAGGTACCTGAGAAATATGGTCAGAATACttagggagagggagaggaatcTTGAGGTCCAATTGCTCGAGTATTATGGTCTAAAAGAGCAAGAAACTGCTGTCATGGAGCTCCAAAATCGATTGAAGATAAACAATATGGAGGCTAAGCTTTTCACTCTTAAGATTGAGTCCTTACAGGCAGATAACCGGAGACTAGAGGCACAAGTGGGTGATCGTGCTAAAGTGGTGGCTGAACTTGAGGCTGGCAGAGCAAAAATTAAACTGCTCAAGAAGAAGCTTAGGTCTGAAGCTGAACAGAACAAGCAACAAATCTTGGCTCTTCAGCAGAGAGTTGCGAAGTTGCAAGACCAGGAATACAAGGTTGCTCCAGGTGATCCAAATATTCAATTAAACCTGCAAAGGCTGAGAGATCTAGAGGTTGAGGCTGAAGAGTTGAGAAAGTCTAATATGAGGTTGCAGATAGAAAATACTGAATTGAGTCGGAGGTTGGAATCTACACAAATCCTTGCAAATTCTGTTTTGGAAGATTCAGAG GCAGAAGCATTGAGGCTGGAGAGGGAGCATCTAAGACATAAAAATGAAGATCTGGAAAAGGACATTGAGAGACTCCAAGCTGATCGATGTTCTGATGCTGAAGAATTGGTCTACTTGAAGTGGATAAATGCTTGCTTACGATATGAGCTGCGAAATTATCAGCCTCCTGATGGTAAAACAGTGGCAAGGGACCTGAGCAAAACATTAAGCCCCAAATCTGAGGATAAAGCAAAGCAGTTGATACTTGAGTATGCAAATACTGAAGGGATGGGAGAAAAAGGGAGCAACATAATGGAACTTTATTACGAGCAATGGTCATCATCCCAAGCTTCAGTTCTTACAGACTCTGGAGAGCTTGATGATTCTTTTGTAGATAATTCATCTGCAGCCAGAGCCAACAGCTCCAACAAGACCAAATTCTTTAGCAATATCATGAAGATTATTCGTGGGAAAGACAGTGATGACAATCGGGTTTTATCAGCAGAGAAGGTTGGATATTTAGAAGAAGGTGATTCTCCAAGGTGCAGTTCAGGCATTTCGACAGGAATGCATGGTGGAAATTATGGATACAGCAATAGATTTTCTACCTCACAGGGTTCATCTAGTACTTCTCTGGATCTCTCCAGATTCAGAAGTCCAAAAGAAGAACATATCAAGGAGACAGATGGCGTCCAGACACATAGTGATTATGGGTACAAGAGATCTGTTTTAGGTAGGGATGGTGCTGATTTAGCAATTAGAAAACTTGTTGGAGACTGTGATACCCCTGAGAAATCTGAGTTGGTAAAATATGCGGAAGTTCTAAAGAACTCTTATGGTGAAAAACCTAGGATTCGTCGTAGATCAGCATCTGCTTGCTCCTTCTGA